Proteins from one Hydrogenophaga sp. SL48 genomic window:
- the hemC gene encoding hydroxymethylbilane synthase, whose protein sequence is MSNSSSGLSITIATRESRLALWQAEHVKALLQALGHRVELLGMTTQGDQILDRSLSKVGGKGLFVKELEVALEEGRADIAVHSLKDVPMDLPEGFALACVMEREDPRDAWVSPVCASLAELPPGAVVGTSSLRRLVLLREALDALGRQDVRIEPLRGNLDTRLRKLDEGQYQAIVLAAAGLKRLGLSQRIRTIFEPSQSLPAAGQGALGIEVRAGRTDLVDALAPLVHMPTWLRVAAERTVSRAMGGSCSMPLAAFAQWDDHDPQSLRLDAAWGDPEGHSPIVRVGQQTTVGTLAQAEALGQRVAQALRAAGVQPPGA, encoded by the coding sequence ATTTCAAATTCTTCCAGCGGCCTGTCCATCACCATCGCAACCCGCGAAAGCCGTCTCGCGCTGTGGCAGGCCGAACACGTGAAAGCCCTCTTGCAAGCTTTGGGCCATCGCGTCGAATTGCTGGGGATGACCACGCAGGGCGACCAGATCCTGGACCGCAGCCTGTCCAAGGTGGGTGGCAAGGGCCTGTTCGTGAAAGAGCTGGAGGTGGCGCTGGAAGAAGGCCGTGCCGACATCGCCGTGCACTCGCTCAAGGACGTGCCCATGGACCTTCCCGAGGGCTTTGCGCTGGCTTGCGTGATGGAGCGCGAGGACCCTAGGGATGCCTGGGTGTCGCCGGTGTGTGCGTCGCTGGCCGAGTTGCCGCCGGGCGCGGTGGTCGGCACCTCCAGCCTGCGCCGCCTGGTGCTGTTGCGCGAAGCGTTGGACGCCCTCGGTCGCCAGGACGTGCGCATCGAACCCCTGCGCGGCAACCTCGACACGCGTTTGCGCAAGCTCGATGAAGGTCAGTACCAGGCCATCGTGCTGGCGGCAGCCGGGCTCAAGCGCCTGGGGCTGTCACAACGGATCCGCACCATCTTTGAGCCGTCTCAATCCTTGCCCGCCGCCGGACAGGGCGCGCTGGGCATCGAGGTGCGAGCGGGCCGCACCGATCTGGTGGACGCGCTGGCGCCGCTGGTGCACATGCCGACCTGGCTGCGCGTGGCTGCCGAGCGCACCGTCTCGCGAGCCATGGGGGGCAGTTGCTCCATGCCCCTGGCGGCTTTTGCCCAGTGGGACGACCACGATCCGCAGAGTCTGCGTCTGGACGCGGCCTGGGGCGATCCAGAGGGGCACAGCCCCATCGTGCGTGTGGGGCAGCAGACGACGGTGGGCACCCTGGCGCAGGCCGAAGCCCTGGGGCAGCGCGTGGCGCAGGCCTTGCGTGCGGCGGGTGTCCAGCCGCCGGGAGCCTGA
- a CDS encoding RluA family pseudouridine synthase, with translation MNSKPTISSAAAVQFLTVDEESAGQRLDNFLIRVLKGVPKTHIYRIIRSGEVRRNKGRVGADDRVVAGDVLRIPPIRLSERAEEKAAHPAPAREFPVVYEDEAFLAIDKPAGVAVHGGSGVSFGVIEQMRQARPQARLLELVHRLDRETSGILLIAKKKSALKALQDQFRERETGKTYLALVKGVWPAKLKVLDQPLHKYLLPDGERRVRVTSKDDPEGMKSVTLVKVVKQLDAPVGLSGACSLGFTLLEVTIKTGRTHQIRVHLSHAGYPIAGDDKYGDFELNRLLGRVGLKRMFLHAWRLRLTHPISGESLELHSELPSELQTWADS, from the coding sequence TTGAATTCCAAGCCCACCATTTCGTCCGCAGCGGCGGTCCAGTTCCTCACGGTCGATGAAGAGTCGGCCGGCCAGCGGCTGGACAACTTCCTCATCCGGGTGCTCAAGGGAGTGCCCAAAACCCACATTTACCGCATCATCCGCTCGGGCGAGGTGCGACGAAACAAAGGTCGTGTGGGGGCGGATGATCGTGTGGTTGCAGGTGATGTATTGCGCATTCCACCGATTCGCCTGTCGGAGCGGGCGGAAGAAAAGGCCGCGCACCCGGCGCCCGCGCGCGAATTTCCGGTGGTGTATGAAGATGAGGCGTTTCTCGCTATCGACAAACCCGCTGGGGTGGCGGTGCATGGTGGCAGCGGCGTCAGTTTCGGCGTGATCGAGCAAATGCGCCAGGCCCGACCGCAGGCCCGCTTGCTCGAATTGGTGCATCGGCTCGACCGCGAAACCAGCGGCATTCTCCTGATTGCCAAAAAGAAGAGCGCGCTCAAGGCGTTGCAGGACCAATTCCGTGAACGGGAAACCGGCAAGACCTATCTGGCGCTGGTCAAAGGCGTCTGGCCCGCCAAACTCAAGGTGCTGGATCAGCCCTTGCACAAATACCTGTTGCCCGACGGCGAGCGCCGCGTTCGGGTCACCAGCAAGGACGATCCGGAAGGGATGAAGTCGGTGACCTTGGTGAAGGTGGTCAAGCAGCTGGATGCGCCAGTTGGGTTATCGGGGGCCTGTTCATTGGGCTTTACGTTGCTGGAAGTCACCATTAAGACCGGGCGAACGCACCAGATCCGAGTACATCTTTCGCATGCAGGGTATCCGATTGCCGGTGACGACAAATACGGTGACTTTGAACTGAACAGGTTATTGGGCAGAGTGGGGCTCAAACGCATGTTCTTGCATGCCTGGCGATTGAGGCTGACGCATCCGATTTCTGG
- a CDS encoding heme biosynthesis HemY N-terminal domain-containing protein, whose amino-acid sequence MRSVFWLLGLAALAVALALLVGHNQAMVTLFWPPYRFDVSFNFVLFCLIGGFVLLYLAMRAIALLRELPLQAQRWRNQQLERAAVGSVMDALAQLLAGRFVRARAAGLAALEQLNAQPSAQWPRRQQLQLLAHLLVAEAAQSLQNRSARDEHLQAALHPKLAKVSPEAREGALLRAVRWAVEDRDVQAARSHLAELPQGAGRRIQALRLKLRVARLGGDTSEALETARLLAKHRAFSPDASRSIVRGLALDALREAHDLSQLKAVWERLDATERAMPELALAAAERANRIAATDAREASSQQAVGMSGAWLAPVWQGFSTLDATQQRQLVQALEPGLPQLDAAWLARLEQSQRQWPNNAYLQYLTGQACVQRQLWGKAAQLLGQASHSLREPALLRRTWCSLATLAEERGDEASAQAAWKKAALLAD is encoded by the coding sequence ATGCGCAGCGTGTTCTGGTTGCTCGGGCTGGCTGCGCTGGCGGTCGCACTGGCCTTGCTCGTGGGACACAACCAGGCCATGGTCACATTGTTCTGGCCACCGTACCGGTTCGACGTGTCGTTCAACTTCGTGTTGTTTTGCCTGATCGGTGGCTTTGTGTTGCTGTACCTGGCCATGCGGGCCATCGCCTTGCTCAGGGAGTTGCCTTTGCAGGCCCAGCGCTGGCGCAACCAGCAGCTGGAGCGTGCTGCTGTGGGCTCCGTGATGGACGCGCTGGCGCAGTTGCTGGCCGGCCGTTTTGTGCGGGCCCGGGCCGCCGGCCTGGCTGCGCTGGAGCAGCTCAACGCCCAGCCCTCGGCCCAGTGGCCGCGTCGCCAGCAGCTGCAGTTGCTGGCCCACCTGTTGGTGGCCGAGGCGGCCCAGTCGCTGCAAAACCGCAGCGCGCGCGACGAGCACCTGCAGGCCGCACTCCATCCCAAGCTGGCAAAAGTCTCGCCGGAAGCGCGTGAAGGCGCCTTGTTGCGTGCTGTGCGCTGGGCGGTGGAGGACCGCGACGTGCAGGCCGCCCGCAGTCACCTGGCCGAACTGCCGCAAGGTGCAGGACGGCGCATCCAGGCGCTGCGCCTCAAACTGCGCGTGGCCCGGCTTGGCGGTGACACCAGCGAAGCACTGGAAACGGCGCGCCTGCTGGCCAAACACCGGGCGTTCTCCCCGGACGCCTCACGGAGCATCGTGCGCGGGCTGGCGCTGGACGCGCTGCGCGAGGCGCACGACCTGTCCCAGCTGAAGGCCGTGTGGGAGCGCCTGGACGCCACAGAGCGGGCCATGCCCGAGCTGGCGCTCGCAGCCGCCGAGCGCGCCAACCGCATCGCCGCGACCGACGCCCGCGAGGCGTCCTCACAACAGGCGGTGGGGATGTCCGGTGCCTGGCTGGCACCCGTGTGGCAAGGCTTTTCCACGCTGGACGCCACTCAGCAGCGTCAACTGGTCCAGGCACTTGAGCCTGGTCTGCCCCAGCTGGATGCTGCGTGGCTCGCGCGCCTGGAGCAGAGTCAACGCCAGTGGCCAAACAACGCCTACCTTCAGTACCTGACCGGCCAGGCCTGTGTGCAGCGCCAGCTTTGGGGCAAGGCTGCTCAGCTGCTCGGTCAAGCCAGCCACAGCCTGAGAGAGCCAGCACTGTTGCGGCGCACTTGGTGTTCCCTGGCGACGCTGGCTGAAGAACGGGGCGACGAAGCATCGGCGCAGGCGGCCTGGAAAAAGGCGGCGCTGCTGGCGGACTGA
- a CDS encoding Rne/Rng family ribonuclease, with protein MKRMLINATQAEERRLAIVDGQKLLDYEIEIEGREQRKGNIYKAVVTRVEPSLEACFVDYGEDRHGFLPFKEISRQYFQGNASPSQARINDVIKEGQELLVQVEKEERGNKGAALTTFVSLAGRYVVLMPNNPRGGGVSRRIEGEDRQELKQALDQLEYPNGMSIIARTAGIGRDAPELQWDLNYLLKLWTAIDGAAKGGKGAYLIYQESSLVIRAIRDYFNSDIGEILIDTDDIYEQAHQFMSHVMPEHGHRVKRYRDDAPLFSRFQIEHQIETAYSRTVNLPSGGAIVIDQTEALVAVDVNSARAIKGGDIEETATRTNLEAADEVARQARLRDLGGLIVIDFIDMEESKNRREVENRLRDALRQDRARVQFGAISKFGLLEMSRQRLKPMLSEGSSIPCPRCGGSGHIRDTESSALQILRIIQEESLKDSTAAVLVQVPVEVASFLLNEKRTEITKIELKQRINVLLVPNKSLDTPNYKLERLKHDDPRLDSLDASYKLADEPDEATGFTRRSQERTNKQEPVIKGVLPDGPAPVAAPKPEAPVAVAQAPVAVAPAPAPVPAAKAAPAERGFFGWLKDLFGGSDAAAPAAAPAAAVPAPAPVADTGTRDARGEPRRDGRGARGGRSSDGRGPREGRGEGREGREGGRGPRGEGRNGEVRGEGRNGERRNEKPVGEARIDGRGEGQGRPEGQNRGEGRNGNRRDNRREAPAVDAPALGVSAPVAETSEAAEGQRRERRGRGGDNRRRQSEVEGNEVAAIHDAANIPSPEVQDNPSVVVGTVEGDADNAQRAPRERRSRDRYGRDRRERAPREGDVAEGITTVETPVEAPAFSAPEAEADRPTRSYFSQPAAAEPASLAPVMAEPAPAAAVEVEAPRAVAPVIAEVPKPVAVRAPMEAPTAAASVPTAGLPKVTPYTLSMDDLHQVAQTSGLEWVNSNASKVAEVQAAIAAEPKPVHVPREPKPVVVADEGALVLVETRKDLSTVTLPFEGR; from the coding sequence ATGAAACGCATGCTGATCAACGCCACGCAGGCCGAAGAGCGCCGCCTGGCGATCGTGGACGGGCAAAAACTGCTCGACTACGAAATCGAAATCGAAGGGCGCGAACAGCGCAAGGGCAACATCTACAAGGCCGTCGTCACGCGCGTCGAGCCGTCGCTCGAAGCCTGCTTCGTGGACTACGGCGAAGACCGCCACGGATTCCTGCCGTTCAAGGAGATCTCGCGCCAGTACTTCCAGGGCAATGCCTCGCCTTCGCAGGCCCGCATCAACGACGTGATCAAGGAAGGCCAGGAGCTGCTGGTCCAGGTCGAAAAAGAAGAACGCGGCAACAAGGGCGCGGCGCTCACCACGTTCGTGAGCCTCGCCGGCCGCTACGTGGTGCTGATGCCCAACAACCCGCGCGGCGGTGGCGTGAGCCGCCGCATCGAAGGCGAAGACCGCCAGGAGCTCAAGCAGGCGCTGGACCAGCTCGAATACCCCAACGGCATGAGCATCATCGCCCGCACCGCTGGCATCGGTCGCGACGCACCCGAACTGCAGTGGGACCTGAACTACCTGCTCAAGCTGTGGACCGCCATCGACGGCGCCGCCAAGGGAGGCAAGGGCGCCTACCTGATCTACCAGGAATCCAGCCTGGTGATCCGCGCGATCCGCGACTACTTCAACAGCGACATCGGCGAGATCCTGATCGATACCGACGACATCTACGAACAGGCGCACCAGTTCATGAGCCACGTGATGCCGGAACACGGTCACCGCGTGAAGCGCTACCGTGACGACGCGCCGCTGTTCAGCCGCTTCCAGATCGAACACCAGATTGAAACCGCCTACAGCCGCACGGTGAACCTGCCTTCTGGCGGCGCCATCGTGATCGACCAGACCGAAGCACTGGTGGCGGTGGACGTGAACTCGGCACGCGCCATCAAGGGCGGCGACATCGAAGAGACCGCCACCCGCACCAACCTGGAAGCCGCTGACGAAGTGGCGCGCCAGGCCCGCCTGCGCGACCTCGGCGGCCTGATCGTGATCGACTTCATCGACATGGAAGAGTCGAAGAACCGTCGCGAAGTGGAAAACCGCCTGCGCGATGCGCTGCGCCAGGACCGTGCCCGAGTGCAGTTCGGTGCGATCAGCAAGTTCGGCCTGCTCGAAATGAGCCGCCAGCGCCTCAAGCCCATGCTGAGCGAAGGCTCGTCCATCCCCTGCCCGCGCTGCGGTGGTTCCGGCCACATCCGCGACACCGAAAGCTCGGCGCTGCAGATCCTGCGCATCATCCAGGAAGAGTCGCTCAAGGACAGCACGGCCGCCGTGCTGGTGCAGGTGCCGGTCGAAGTGGCCAGTTTCCTGCTGAACGAGAAGCGCACCGAGATCACCAAGATCGAACTCAAACAGCGCATCAACGTGCTGCTGGTGCCCAACAAGTCGCTGGACACGCCGAACTACAAGCTCGAACGCCTGAAGCACGACGACCCGCGCCTGGACAGCCTGGACGCCAGCTACAAGCTCGCCGATGAGCCGGACGAAGCCACCGGATTCACCCGCCGCAGCCAGGAACGCACCAACAAGCAGGAACCGGTGATCAAGGGCGTGCTGCCCGACGGTCCGGCACCTGTGGCCGCTCCCAAGCCGGAAGCACCGGTCGCCGTCGCTCAGGCACCCGTCGCCGTCGCGCCGGCGCCTGCACCCGTGCCCGCCGCCAAGGCCGCGCCGGCCGAACGGGGATTCTTCGGCTGGCTCAAAGACCTGTTTGGTGGCAGTGATGCGGCGGCTCCGGCTGCGGCGCCTGCAGCGGCAGTGCCCGCACCGGCACCCGTAGCGGACACCGGCACCCGTGACGCACGAGGAGAACCGCGTCGCGACGGTCGCGGTGCCCGCGGAGGCCGTTCCTCCGATGGCCGGGGTCCGCGTGAAGGTCGAGGCGAAGGCCGTGAAGGCCGAGAAGGCGGCCGTGGCCCACGCGGCGAAGGCCGCAACGGTGAAGTGCGTGGTGAAGGCCGCAATGGCGAGCGTCGCAACGAAAAACCGGTTGGCGAAGCCCGCATCGATGGCCGGGGCGAAGGTCAGGGTCGCCCAGAAGGTCAGAATCGCGGTGAAGGCCGCAACGGCAACCGTCGCGACAACCGTCGCGAGGCACCCGCTGTGGATGCGCCAGCGCTGGGCGTGTCTGCTCCGGTGGCGGAGACCAGCGAAGCGGCCGAAGGCCAGCGTCGCGAACGCCGGGGCCGTGGGGGCGACAACCGCCGCCGTCAATCCGAGGTCGAGGGCAACGAGGTCGCCGCGATCCATGACGCGGCCAACATCCCATCGCCCGAAGTGCAGGACAACCCGTCCGTCGTGGTGGGGACTGTCGAAGGAGATGCTGACAACGCCCAACGCGCACCTCGCGAGCGCCGCAGCCGTGATCGTTATGGCCGTGACCGCCGCGAACGTGCTCCACGCGAAGGGGACGTCGCTGAAGGCATCACCACCGTCGAGACACCCGTGGAAGCGCCGGCATTTTCAGCTCCGGAGGCCGAGGCCGACAGGCCGACACGCAGCTACTTCAGCCAGCCGGCGGCAGCTGAACCGGCATCACTGGCGCCCGTGATGGCCGAACCCGCCCCTGCCGCAGCGGTGGAGGTCGAGGCACCCCGTGCCGTCGCCCCCGTGATCGCCGAGGTGCCAAAGCCGGTCGCCGTTCGCGCTCCCATGGAGGCCCCAACCGCAGCAGCGTCCGTTCCCACCGCAGGCCTGCCCAAAGTGACGCCGTACACGCTGTCGATGGACGACCTCCACCAAGTCGCGCAGACGAGCGGTCTGGAGTGGGTCAACTCCAACGCCAGCAAGGTGGCCGAGGTTCAAGCCGCGATCGCGGCCGAACCCAAGCCCGTCCATGTGCCACGCGAACCCAAGCCGGTGGTGGTGGCTGACGAAGGTGCCCTGGTGTTGGTCGAGACCAGAAAAGACCTGAGCACGGTGACCCTGCCCTTCGAAGGCCGGTGA
- a CDS encoding uroporphyrinogen-III C-methyltransferase — translation MSTDTPEIPSTPPVTTPDPIVAPVVVAPARRAGPWLTAFAMVLSVLALMMAGLSWQKLGDTQKELARRSQDTDTQATETRALATQAEAQVQELQARLAVAEVKLSEVSLQRSQLEELMLALSRSRDDNLVQDIESALRLGQQQTQLTGSVQPLLAALQAADARIARAAQPRLNPVQRAIARDVQRIRGTAVADVPSLVQRLDELARRVDQWPVPNDMGPRGVARKVMAPRQDTPAPAGSRPPKPVVHAPAPIEPVEPLLTGWDRVAQRWTLFWRQVWEDVTRSGRELVRVSRIDRPEAALLAPEQAFFLRENIKLRLLNARLGLLARQMDSVQDDLKGIDAALSRYFDTTAPEVTAAQAAVAQLRAELVVVALPQPEESLAALAVAAGGR, via the coding sequence ATGAGCACCGACACCCCCGAAATCCCATCCACCCCGCCTGTGACAACACCCGACCCGATCGTGGCGCCGGTGGTGGTGGCACCTGCACGCCGGGCCGGTCCATGGTTGACGGCCTTTGCGATGGTCTTGTCGGTGCTGGCGCTGATGATGGCCGGTCTGTCGTGGCAGAAACTGGGCGATACCCAGAAAGAACTCGCGCGCCGCAGCCAGGACACTGACACGCAGGCCACCGAGACCCGGGCTCTGGCAACGCAGGCAGAGGCCCAGGTGCAGGAACTGCAGGCGCGCCTGGCGGTGGCCGAGGTGAAGTTGTCCGAGGTGAGTCTGCAGCGCAGCCAGCTTGAAGAGTTGATGCTGGCGCTCTCGCGTTCCCGCGATGACAACCTGGTGCAGGACATCGAGTCTGCGCTCCGTCTGGGGCAGCAGCAAACGCAGCTCACGGGCAGCGTGCAGCCTTTGCTGGCCGCTTTGCAGGCCGCCGACGCCCGCATCGCGCGAGCCGCCCAGCCGCGTTTGAATCCCGTGCAGCGTGCGATTGCGCGCGATGTGCAGCGCATCCGGGGCACGGCGGTGGCCGATGTGCCTTCGCTGGTGCAGCGCCTTGACGAGCTGGCACGCCGGGTGGACCAGTGGCCGGTTCCCAACGACATGGGGCCGCGTGGCGTGGCGCGCAAGGTCATGGCGCCGCGCCAGGACACCCCAGCGCCCGCAGGCAGCCGCCCGCCGAAGCCGGTGGTCCATGCGCCAGCTCCCATCGAGCCGGTGGAGCCGTTGCTGACGGGCTGGGACCGTGTGGCGCAGCGATGGACCTTGTTCTGGCGTCAGGTGTGGGAAGACGTCACCCGCAGTGGTCGCGAGCTGGTGAGGGTGAGTCGCATCGACCGGCCTGAAGCCGCGTTGCTGGCGCCCGAGCAGGCGTTCTTCCTGAGGGAAAACATCAAGTTGCGCTTGCTCAACGCGCGGCTCGGCCTGCTGGCCCGGCAGATGGACTCGGTGCAGGATGACCTCAAAGGCATTGACGCGGCGCTCTCGCGTTACTTCGACACCACCGCGCCCGAGGTCACCGCTGCGCAGGCGGCGGTGGCGCAGTTGCGTGCCGAACTGGTGGTGGTCGCGCTGCCTCAGCCCGAAGAGAGCCTGGCCGCGCTCGCGGTGGCGGCCGGGGGGCGCTGA
- a CDS encoding uroporphyrinogen-III synthase: MDALLARGWPVQALPLIDIVEPRDRQTLEALHQARAHWLDWTALMFVSPAAVHHFFAQAVPVSATPEPGARFWAPGPGTARVLAEALQQHGVSPACIDAPPADAAQFDSEHLWPVVASQVRSGSRVLVVRGASVAAPLDAINGAAGSGRDWLIQRCLAQGATVDACVAYERHAPRWTPKLRAEAEAGTAAGALWLFSSSEALAHLSEGLPQADWSRATALCTHERIAASARAAGFAHVIGSRPALSDVLGTLESAWSHS, encoded by the coding sequence GTGGACGCCCTGCTGGCGCGGGGATGGCCAGTGCAGGCCTTGCCACTGATCGACATCGTCGAACCCCGGGACCGACAGACCCTCGAAGCGCTGCATCAGGCGCGTGCTCACTGGCTCGACTGGACCGCATTGATGTTCGTCAGCCCGGCGGCGGTGCACCACTTTTTTGCCCAGGCCGTACCGGTGTCGGCCACGCCCGAGCCGGGCGCCCGATTCTGGGCGCCGGGGCCCGGCACCGCCCGTGTGCTGGCCGAGGCGCTGCAGCAACATGGCGTGAGCCCTGCCTGCATTGACGCCCCGCCGGCCGATGCCGCGCAGTTTGATTCCGAACACCTCTGGCCCGTGGTGGCCTCACAGGTGCGTTCTGGTTCCCGCGTGCTTGTGGTGCGTGGTGCGTCGGTCGCGGCGCCCCTGGACGCGATAAACGGGGCCGCCGGCAGCGGGCGGGACTGGTTGATCCAGCGCTGCCTGGCCCAGGGTGCCACGGTCGACGCCTGTGTCGCCTACGAGCGCCATGCCCCCCGCTGGACCCCCAAGCTGCGCGCCGAGGCCGAAGCGGGCACCGCGGCTGGCGCACTCTGGCTTTTCAGCAGTTCGGAGGCTTTGGCCCATCTGAGCGAGGGGTTGCCCCAGGCAGACTGGTCCCGCGCGACCGCGCTCTGCACCCACGAGCGCATTGCGGCTTCGGCCCGTGCAGCGGGTTTTGCCCATGTCATCGGCAGTCGCCCCGCGCTGTCGGATGTGCTGGGCACCCTAGAATCGGCTTGGAGTCATTCATGA